A segment of the Streptosporangiales bacterium genome:
CGGTGCGGTGAGCTACGTGCCGGCCTTCCTGCAGATCGCGCTCGGCACCTCGGCCACCACGGCCGGCCTGCTGGTGACCGCGCTGATGGCCGGCGTGCTGGTGACGATGACCGGCTCCGGTCGGCTGATCACCAGGTACGGGAAGTACAAGCCGTTCCCCGTGGTCGGCACGGCCGTCGCGACCGCCGGGCTCGGCATGCTCGCGTTGCTGCACGCCGGTAGCTCGCGGTGGTACGCCGCCGTCGCGATGCTGGTGCTCGGCCTCGGTGTCGGCCTGGTGATGCAGGTGATGGTGCTGGCCGTGCAGAACACCGTCGCGTACCAGTACCTCGGCGCAGCGACCTCGACGGTGACGTTCCTGCGCCAGATCGGCAGCTCCGTCGGGGTGGCCGCGGTGGGTGCGCTGATCACCTCGCGGTTCGCCGACCGGGTGCCCGCGGCTACCATGCGGCGACTCGGCGACGGCGGGCTGTCGCCGAAGGCGATCGACCGGCTGCCCACCGGCCTGCGCGAGGTCGTCAGCGACGCCTTCGGTGCGGCGGTGCCGCCGGTCTTCGGCTACGTCGCTCCGCTGATGGCCGTGGCGTTCCTCCTCACCCTGCTGCTGCCAGCCCGACCGCTGCGTACTACTGCCCACGTCGACTCGAAGGAAGCCAAGGAGGCCGAGCGTCATGACTGAGATCCACGCGCACCAGGTAGCGGGTCGCGATGCCGGCAGCGACGGTCCGCTCGTCGCAGGGCTGGCCGCGTTCGGCCGCGACGACCTCGAGCTGGCCGGCGGCAAGGCCGCCAACCTCGGGGAGCTGGTACGGCAGGGCTTCCCTGTGCCCGGTGGTTTCGTGGTCACCACCGAGGCCTACGCGCTGGTCGTCGAGCGGGCCGGCCTGGCCTGCGCGATCGCCGACCGGCTGGCCGCGGGCGAGCACGACGGTGCCGGCATCCGGGCGGCCTTCGCCGCCGCGGCGGTCCCTGACGAGGTACGCGAGGCCGTCCGCGCGGGCTACGCGGAGCTCGGTGGCGGGCCGGTCGCCGTACGGTCGAGCGCGACCGCCGAGGACCTGCCGGGCGCGGCGTTCGCCGGGCAGCAGGACACCTACCTGAACGTCAACGGCGAGGACGCCCTGCTTGCGGCGGTGGCCGACTGCTGGGCGTCGCTGTGGACCGACCGCGCGATCGCGTACCGCGAGCGACGCGGCGTCGACCAACACGCCGTGCGGATCGCCGTGGTCGTGCAGGCGATGGTGGACGCGGACACCGCGGGCGTGCTGTTCACCGCCAACCCGGTGACGGGGGAGCGCGGCGAACTGGTCGTGGACGCGAGCACAGGCCTCGGCGAGGCGGTCGTCTCCGGGCTGGTCACCCCCGACCACTACGTACTCGACCGAGGCGGAGCGGTGCAGGAGTGGACGCCTGGCCGCGCGGAGGTCGTCATCCGCACTGCGGCCGACGGTGGCGTCACACACGACGAGTCCGCCAGCGCGGAGGCGCAGCGGCTGCCCGATGCAGTGCTGCGCGAGCTGGCGAAGCTAGGCGTGGGTGTGGAGGCGCACTTCGGCCGTCCGCAGGACACCGAGTGGGCGGTGGTGGGTGGGCAGGTCTACCTGCTGCAGGCCCGCCCGATGACCGCGCTGCCGCCACCGCCGCTGCGGCTCAACCGGGTGCAGCGGCGGGCCGGCACCATCCTGCTCGACTACCTGCCGGTGCGCCCGTACCCGCTGGACGTGACCACGTGGATGGTGCACGGGCCGCTGGGCATGATGAACCGGGTCTTCGCCAGCCTGAACATAAGGATGGATCTGCTGTCCGCCCTGTACGAGGAGGACGGCGTGGTGTACCGGATCGTGCCGCCGCAGCCGCACCCGAGCCCCAAGACGCTCGCCGCGCCGTTCCTGCTGCTGCGCAGGGCCAGGCGGTACGACTCGGCGGCCTGGATGCGCGACCCGCGGTACGCCGAGTACCTGGAGTGCAAGGCGGAGCTGGCCGGTCGCGACGTCCGGGCGCTGCCGTGGCGGCAGCTCGTCGGCATGGTCCGCGAGGCGCTGGCGCTCGTCGAGTACGTCACGGTGCTGCGCATCGACTACCTGCCGTCGGCCGGCGTCGCGCTGCTGCGGCTGCGGCTGGCGCTCATGCTGTTCGGCTTCCGGGGCGCGATGTCGGACCTGCTCATCTCGCCGACCACCACGTCGCAGACCAACGACGCGCTCGACGAGCTGGCCGCCCAGGTGCGCGCCGATTCGCAGCTGCGGCAGGCGTTCGCGGACCTCGACACCACCGAGCTGCGCGACGCACTGCGTACGGACCAGCGGTTCGCGGACTTCCAGACCGCCCTGGACGCGTTCCTCGCCGAGTACGGGCACCGTGAGACGGTCAGCCCGATCCTCGCTTCGCAGCCGACCTGGCAGGACGCGCCCGAGACGGTGCTCGACCTGGTGAAGGTCTTGGTCGAGCAGCAGGCCGGCGACGCGCCTGCCGACCGGGCTGAGCCGGCGCTGGCGGAGCTGCTCGCGCGGCCGTTGGTACGGCGGCTGAACCTGCAGCGACGCGTGCGGCGGTGGGTCGCGAGCGCCTGTGCGGGCGTCGCGTGCCGGGAGGACACGCACTTCCACTTCACCAAGCCGCTGCCGATCCTGCGGCGCACGCTGTTCGAGCTGGGCCGGCGGCTCACCGCCGCCGGCGTGGTCAGGGAGCCGTTCGACGTGTTCCACCTCGAGCTGGACGAGCTGGAGGTGGTCGAGGACGAGGCGTCGCTCGGCGGCGCCGCGGGCGAGCGGCTGCGTGCCGCCGTCGTGACGCGCGCAGCCAAACGGGACGAGCTCGCCGGGGTGCGGATGATCGACCCCCGCGCCGTCTACCCGGACCGGGGTGTCGTCGGCACCGCCCTCGTCTCTGGCACGCCGGCCTGCGGCGGCCGGGTCACGGCCCCGGTGCGTGTCGTGCACGGGCCGGCGGACTTCGGCGCGCTGCGCAGCGGCGAGGTGCTCGTCTGCCCGTACACCAACCCGGCGTGGACACCGCTGTTCCAGCGCGCGGCGGCCGTCGTGGTGGACGCCGGCGGGCCAGCGTCGCACGCGGCGATCGTAGCGCGGGAGTACGGACTGCCTGCGATCATGGGCACCGGTGTCGCCACCAGCACGTTGACCGACGGGCAGCTGGTGACCGTCGACGGCGACCGCGGCCAGGTGCTGCCGGCGGACGGCGAGGAGGCGTGATGACCAACAACGCGACGGACGCCGTCGACCACCGGAAGCTGCCCAGGCGGCGCGGTAAGGCGCTCAACACGGCGATCTACCAGGCCGCGCTGGCGGAGCTCGTCGAGGGCGGCTTCGCCGCTTTGACCATGGAGCGCATCGCGGAGCGGGCCAGGGCGAGCAAGGCATCGCTCTACCGGCGCTGGCCGAGCCGGTTGGAGCTGGTGATGGACGCCGTCTACCACATGCTGCCGAGCGAGGACACCGTGCCGGACACCGGCTCGCTGCGCGGCGACCTGCTCACCGCGTTCCGCAGCATCAACGAGCAGCTCGGCGGGCCGGTGGGCGAGGCGTTCAAGGTGGTGCTCAGCGACGCGCTGCGCGACCCGGAGCGCGGGGCGGAGATACGCGAGCGTGCCCGCGGCAACGGGGTGCGCGTGGTGCGCGAGATCGCGCAACGGGGAGTGCGGCGCGGCGAGGTGTCACCTGACGCCCTGATACAGCGCCGGCTGGAGGCCGGCCAGGCGTTGCTGCGGCACCACTTCCTGTTCGTCGGGTCGGTGCCCGACGAGGTGATCGTGCAGATAGTGGACGACGTCGTGCTCCCGCTCCTGCACGCCCCGGTCAGGTAGTGACCAGGTTGCGGACCTTGGCTGCGACCTCGTCGGCGCAGCCCCAGGAGAGGGTTACGCCGGCGCCGCCGTGGCCGTAGCAGTGCACGATGCCGGTGCCGTCCGGGGTGTGCTCGGTCTCCAGGCGTATGGTCGACCGGCTCGGCCGTAGGCCGACCCGGTGGGTGAGTACCTCGGCCTCGGCGAGCTCGGGTACGAGCGCGCGGGCGTGCTGCAGCATCTCGGCGGCGGTGTCGGCGTCCGGCCGCCGGTTCCAGTCGCCGTGCTGGGCCGTGCCGCCGACGACGATGTCGTTGATCCGCGGCACGACGTACGTCGACGTCTCGCCGCCGGCGGACGCGTCGAGCAGCCACTCGGTGAGCCCGACCTGCGACAGTCGCACGACCTGGCCGCGTACGGGAGTGAGGTCGAGGTCGCCGACCAGGGACCTCGCCGCCAGCCCGCTGCAGTTGACCACCAGCGGGGCCCGGTTCGGCATGCCGGGCAGCGCCATCCGGGTGATCCGCCCGCCCGCCTCGGTGATCCGCCTGCTCAACCAGTCGAGGTAGATCGCCATGTCGATGACCGGCGTCTCGAACCGCCAGGCGTCGCGGAAGCCGGTGGGCGGTGGCGAGACGCGCTGGAAGCCGCGTACGGAGGCCGCCCACTCGGGCGCGCTCTGCGGCAGCCGGTGCAGCTCGGTGCCCCAGCGCATCCTGATGCCGGTGTCCGGGTCGGTCTTGCCCAGCTCGATGAACCGCTGGTAGCTCGTCGCCGACCACGCGGTCACCTTGTCGACCGGTTCGGCCAGGTACGGGTACCAGATCGCCGCGGCCACCGCGGACGTCGTCTCCTCGGGCAGGTCCCGCGCCACCACGTCGACGTCGAACCCCTCGTCGAGCAGGCGCGTCGCACAGGTCAGCCCGATCACACCCGCCCCGATGACGATGACGCGCACGCTGGCCTCCCACTCGTCGGCACTGGTCCCATCCTGGACCACGTACCCCCGAGCTGTCTCGGCCAGGACGGTCAGCCGCCGTCGACGACCCGGCCGGCCTTTACGACCATGCGCAGCTTGCCCGGGTCGCGCAGGATGCCGAGGTCGGCGAGCGGGTCACCGTCCACGAGCAGCAGGTCGGCGCGCTTGTTCGGCTCCACCGTGCCGATCTCCGCGTCCAGCCCGAGCAGCTCGGCGTTGGTGCGAGTGGCCGAGACGATCGCCGCGTTCGCGCCGATGACCTCGGCCTTCAGCTCCAGCTCCCTGGCCTTGCCGGCCGCGGCCTCGCCGAGCAGGTCGGAGCCGGACGCGAGCGGTACGCCGAAGCGATGCGCGGTCTCGACGGCCTGGAAGCCGCGTTCGAGCGCCGCCTTCGCCTTCGCCAGGCTGTTCGCGGCCACGCCGTACCGTTCGCCGTCCTCGACCAGGTTCTGGTACACCGACAGCGTCGGCACCAGGAACGTGCCGTACTCCGCCATCAGCTTGGCGGTGTCGTCGTCGATCAGGTTGCCGTGCTCGATCGAACGCGCGCCCGCCTCGACGCAGTTGCGGATCGCCTCTGGTGCGATGGCGTGCGCCATCACGTACGTGCCGACGCTTCGCGCCGCGGTGACGGCGCTGCGGATCTCCTCCGGGGTGTACTGCACCGACTCCAGCGAGTCGGTCGGCGACATGGCGCCGCCGCTCGCCATCACCTTCACGTGGTCCGCGCCGAGGCGCAGCTGCTCCCGCGCCGCCTGCAGCACGGCGTCCGGGCCGTCGCAGACCCGCATCACGTAACCGAGCTCCGGGCAGCACGACAGCGGGTCGCCGGTCTCCGCCATGGTCCTGAAGTCGCCGTGTCCGCCGGTCTGCGACAGCGGCCGTCCCGCGACGTACAGGTCGGGCCCGTCGACCAGGCCCTGCTCGACGGCAGCCTTGAAACCCCAGTCGGCGCCGCCTGCGTCCCTTACGGTGGTGAAGCCCTGGCGCAGGGTGTCGTGGACGATGCTGGCGATCTTCATGGCCGCGAGGCTGGTGGGGTAGCGGCGGTGCTGCTCGACCACGTTGACGTCGATCGCGCCCAGGTGCACGTGGACGTCGATGAGGCCGGGCAGCAGCGTGCTGCCGGCGCAGTCGACGGTGCGGGCGAACGTTCCGTTCGGTGCGGCGCCGGTGACCACCTCGCTGATCCGGCCGCCGTCGACGACCACCGAGGCGCGCTCGACCGGGTCGCCACCGGTGCCGTCGATCAGTCGGCAGTCCTTGAACAGCACCGGTTCTGTCATCGGACGGCCTCCACTCGGGTGGTGTCGTCTGTGGGATCCTCGGTCAGTGCCCGGTTCGCCGTCTCCGGCAGGGTCAGCACGGCCACCAGGCCGAGCACGGCGATGGCGAGCAGGTAGATGGCCGGCGAGAGCGGCTGGTCCGTACGGGAGACCAGGTAAGTCGCGATGTACGGCGCGGTGCCGCCGAAGAGCGCGTAGCCGACGTTGTACGTGATGGCCGACGCGGTGTACCTCACGCGTGTCGGGAACAGCTCGGCGAGCAGCACCGCCGTCACCACGTTCGACGTCACCGCGCCGAGCGCGAGCAGGCACTGGCCGACGATGGCCATGCCCACGCCCTGCCCGGTGAGCCAGTACGAAGGCAACACGAGCGCCGCGAGCAGGACGCAGGCCGTCACATGGTCGGCTTCCTGCCGATGCGGTCGGACAGCCGCCCGACGAGCGGTGCGAGTGCGGCGGCGAACAGCAGCGCGGCCACGTTGGAGAAGAGTGCGGTCGCGCGGTCCATCTTCAGCACGACCTGGAGGTAGGTCGTCATGTACGTGGTGAAGGTGTAGAACGCGAGCGCGGTCACGGCGACGAAGCCGCACAGCCGGATCATGGTGGTCGCCTGGGTCCG
Coding sequences within it:
- a CDS encoding phosphoenolpyruvate synthase, whose protein sequence is MTEIHAHQVAGRDAGSDGPLVAGLAAFGRDDLELAGGKAANLGELVRQGFPVPGGFVVTTEAYALVVERAGLACAIADRLAAGEHDGAGIRAAFAAAAVPDEVREAVRAGYAELGGGPVAVRSSATAEDLPGAAFAGQQDTYLNVNGEDALLAAVADCWASLWTDRAIAYRERRGVDQHAVRIAVVVQAMVDADTAGVLFTANPVTGERGELVVDASTGLGEAVVSGLVTPDHYVLDRGGAVQEWTPGRAEVVIRTAADGGVTHDESASAEAQRLPDAVLRELAKLGVGVEAHFGRPQDTEWAVVGGQVYLLQARPMTALPPPPLRLNRVQRRAGTILLDYLPVRPYPLDVTTWMVHGPLGMMNRVFASLNIRMDLLSALYEEDGVVYRIVPPQPHPSPKTLAAPFLLLRRARRYDSAAWMRDPRYAEYLECKAELAGRDVRALPWRQLVGMVREALALVEYVTVLRIDYLPSAGVALLRLRLALMLFGFRGAMSDLLISPTTTSQTNDALDELAAQVRADSQLRQAFADLDTTELRDALRTDQRFADFQTALDAFLAEYGHRETVSPILASQPTWQDAPETVLDLVKVLVEQQAGDAPADRAEPALAELLARPLVRRLNLQRRVRRWVASACAGVACREDTHFHFTKPLPILRRTLFELGRRLTAAGVVREPFDVFHLELDELEVVEDEASLGGAAGERLRAAVVTRAAKRDELAGVRMIDPRAVYPDRGVVGTALVSGTPACGGRVTAPVRVVHGPADFGALRSGEVLVCPYTNPAWTPLFQRAAAVVVDAGGPASHAAIVAREYGLPAIMGTGVATSTLTDGQLVTVDGDRGQVLPADGEEA
- a CDS encoding TetR family transcriptional regulator, with the protein product MTNNATDAVDHRKLPRRRGKALNTAIYQAALAELVEGGFAALTMERIAERARASKASLYRRWPSRLELVMDAVYHMLPSEDTVPDTGSLRGDLLTAFRSINEQLGGPVGEAFKVVLSDALRDPERGAEIRERARGNGVRVVREIAQRGVRRGEVSPDALIQRRLEAGQALLRHHFLFVGSVPDEVIVQIVDDVVLPLLHAPVR
- a CDS encoding FAD-dependent oxidoreductase; translation: MRVIVIGAGVIGLTCATRLLDEGFDVDVVARDLPEETTSAVAAAIWYPYLAEPVDKVTAWSATSYQRFIELGKTDPDTGIRMRWGTELHRLPQSAPEWAASVRGFQRVSPPPTGFRDAWRFETPVIDMAIYLDWLSRRITEAGGRITRMALPGMPNRAPLVVNCSGLAARSLVGDLDLTPVRGQVVRLSQVGLTEWLLDASAGGETSTYVVPRINDIVVGGTAQHGDWNRRPDADTAAEMLQHARALVPELAEAEVLTHRVGLRPSRSTIRLETEHTPDGTGIVHCYGHGGAGVTLSWGCADEVAAKVRNLVTT
- a CDS encoding amidohydrolase family protein, with protein sequence MTEPVLFKDCRLIDGTGGDPVERASVVVDGGRISEVVTGAAPNGTFARTVDCAGSTLLPGLIDVHVHLGAIDVNVVEQHRRYPTSLAAMKIASIVHDTLRQGFTTVRDAGGADWGFKAAVEQGLVDGPDLYVAGRPLSQTGGHGDFRTMAETGDPLSCCPELGYVMRVCDGPDAVLQAAREQLRLGADHVKVMASGGAMSPTDSLESVQYTPEEIRSAVTAARSVGTYVMAHAIAPEAIRNCVEAGARSIEHGNLIDDDTAKLMAEYGTFLVPTLSVYQNLVEDGERYGVAANSLAKAKAALERGFQAVETAHRFGVPLASGSDLLGEAAAGKARELELKAEVIGANAAIVSATRTNAELLGLDAEIGTVEPNKRADLLLVDGDPLADLGILRDPGKLRMVVKAGRVVDGG